The Microbulbifer sp. YPW1 genome contains a region encoding:
- a CDS encoding alkaline phosphatase D family protein, translating into MKRRNFLKAGTGAAGLLGGALSPSLASAMAAARPKLVDTAPVEAISKGKPQHWLGPAFWGNRLQDWQSNQGRLECLQGGKSFEVRTAALLTRTLNNAHKPARIRARVGLLTPGSTGFCGFLLGVGAGKLEYRGAALAQRSSGQNGGFMALLNTEGELSFRDFSSPENTLAFTKIEREGSVGIDQIGDREIQLDCHIDPIDKGRFDVRLIASDINSGKEFGFAVYNDVPAEILRGGISLVSSPNSDEDGARWWFSAVESGGEKIDIHPEHGLGQVMGCMHSLNCAPEEPVLKLSAQFMPIDTTALPAARLEYRNENNKTWVTGADAPIGDGYVAAFRIVGWDAQRDHQYRIVDPGTGQSLYEGTIHRDPGNQSPLKIALYSCIIPTAKSLDETEFKNHIPEERVLGRYTEDNIFFPHTKLVTHCDSHQPDLYVFAGDQYYETFPTRYGRDTPQAKLDTLYRWYLWYWTFRDSVRNRPAIVLVDDHDVLQGNLWGNKGDATGGPREEDGGFKHDIDLVKMVYRIQSSHTPDAYDPTPIQHGIPVTYAHFVYGGTSFAMVEDRKFKSAPDYEANRLTVKGELLGRRQEQFLRDWAEMDPGLPKICLTASIWGSPQTDEEGNGLIDYDANCYPPDGRTRAVKLVEDAKALVLAGDQHLGLVARQYSGDFPVDQEQASGALFFSGPASAAFWQRWFEGFGKLENQYGDDPNTGNFTDPFGNNMRVLATANPKITHADFSDDNTSWGKFVSDRELKSEGYGIAVVDHAAGHYRLECWPWDADPQRDRQFTGWPQVHPIESLQQS; encoded by the coding sequence ATGAAAAGACGCAACTTTCTGAAAGCCGGTACGGGCGCAGCAGGACTACTGGGTGGGGCACTCAGCCCCTCCCTCGCATCGGCGATGGCCGCCGCTCGCCCCAAGCTCGTGGATACCGCACCGGTTGAGGCAATTTCTAAGGGCAAGCCACAGCACTGGCTGGGTCCCGCCTTCTGGGGTAACCGGCTCCAGGACTGGCAGAGCAACCAAGGACGTCTTGAGTGCTTACAGGGTGGTAAGAGTTTTGAAGTGCGTACCGCAGCGCTGCTCACACGGACACTCAATAACGCGCATAAACCAGCGCGTATCCGGGCACGCGTGGGGCTCCTCACTCCCGGTAGCACAGGTTTCTGTGGATTCCTGCTGGGTGTCGGCGCAGGAAAGCTCGAGTACCGCGGCGCCGCACTCGCACAGCGCTCCAGTGGCCAAAATGGCGGGTTTATGGCACTACTGAACACCGAGGGCGAGCTGAGCTTCAGGGACTTTTCCAGCCCAGAGAATACACTCGCTTTCACCAAGATCGAGCGTGAAGGCAGCGTAGGTATTGACCAGATTGGTGACAGAGAAATACAACTGGACTGCCATATCGACCCGATCGACAAAGGGCGCTTTGATGTACGCCTGATCGCCAGTGACATAAACAGCGGAAAGGAGTTTGGCTTTGCGGTCTATAACGACGTACCGGCCGAGATACTGCGAGGTGGTATCTCGCTGGTTTCGTCACCAAATAGCGATGAAGATGGCGCGCGCTGGTGGTTCTCTGCGGTGGAAAGTGGCGGGGAGAAAATCGACATTCATCCGGAACACGGACTGGGACAGGTGATGGGCTGCATGCACAGCCTGAACTGCGCACCCGAAGAGCCCGTCCTGAAGCTATCGGCCCAGTTTATGCCGATCGACACCACAGCGCTTCCTGCCGCACGCCTGGAGTATCGCAATGAAAACAACAAAACCTGGGTAACCGGTGCAGATGCTCCCATTGGAGATGGTTATGTAGCGGCGTTTCGCATCGTCGGCTGGGATGCGCAGAGGGATCACCAGTACCGGATCGTAGACCCGGGAACCGGGCAATCGCTATATGAAGGGACTATCCACCGAGACCCGGGCAATCAGTCGCCACTAAAGATCGCCCTCTACTCCTGCATCATTCCCACCGCGAAAAGCCTGGATGAAACGGAGTTCAAAAATCACATCCCGGAAGAGCGCGTTCTCGGCCGCTATACCGAAGACAATATTTTCTTCCCGCACACGAAACTGGTCACGCACTGTGACAGCCATCAGCCGGATCTGTACGTATTTGCCGGCGACCAGTACTACGAAACCTTTCCTACACGTTATGGGCGGGATACCCCACAAGCCAAGCTGGATACCCTGTATCGCTGGTACCTGTGGTACTGGACTTTTCGTGACTCTGTACGCAACCGTCCAGCCATCGTGCTCGTGGATGACCACGATGTTCTCCAGGGCAACCTTTGGGGGAATAAAGGTGATGCAACCGGAGGTCCCCGCGAAGAAGACGGAGGATTCAAGCACGACATCGACCTGGTGAAAATGGTGTACCGCATCCAGAGTAGCCATACCCCCGATGCATACGACCCCACGCCCATCCAACACGGTATACCCGTCACCTATGCGCATTTCGTATACGGCGGCACCAGCTTTGCGATGGTAGAGGACCGCAAATTCAAGTCAGCACCAGATTACGAGGCAAACCGGTTGACGGTGAAAGGAGAACTGCTGGGGCGCCGGCAGGAGCAGTTCCTGCGGGACTGGGCAGAGATGGACCCGGGGTTACCGAAGATTTGCCTTACCGCCTCCATCTGGGGCTCGCCGCAAACCGACGAGGAAGGTAATGGCCTGATCGACTACGACGCCAATTGTTATCCGCCTGACGGTCGTACCCGAGCAGTGAAATTGGTAGAGGATGCCAAAGCACTGGTACTCGCAGGCGACCAGCACCTGGGCCTTGTGGCGCGCCAGTACAGCGGTGACTTCCCGGTGGATCAGGAGCAAGCCAGCGGAGCACTGTTTTTCTCGGGACCGGCCTCTGCCGCCTTCTGGCAACGTTGGTTTGAGGGTTTTGGGAAGCTGGAAAACCAATATGGGGACGACCCCAATACCGGCAATTTCACCGACCCCTTTGGCAACAATATGCGGGTTCTGGCCACGGCCAACCCCAAAATCACCCATGCAGACTTCAGTGATGACAATACCAGCTGGGGCAAGTTTGTCTCCGACCGCGAACTTAAAAGCGAGGGATACGGAATCGCTGTAGTGGATCACGCAGCGGGGCACTACCGTTTAGAATGCTGGCCCTGGGACGCCGACCCGCAGCGCGATCGGCAATTTACGGGCTGGCCTCAGGTGCACCCCATCGAATCACTGCAACAAAGTTGA
- a CDS encoding SapC family protein — protein sequence MSNTVALNNESHRNLKVITRRGAEYGEGTHLVPVVANELRNLMLEYPVCITKDPNTGQFSLCALLGFEPGENLYLQGDSWDAQYIPMHIRRQPFMVGYRNPEAAVGEERGAVITLDLDSKRVTEEGADGERLFDDQGNNTPFMQQVSDLLGQLMVGMESTTAFLSALADNDLIEPAHINVQFASGEHKRYEGLYTVNEDKLQKLDADKLVYMHQHGYLQAAYWLGASMGQIRKLIQKKNQK from the coding sequence ATGAGTAACACCGTCGCTTTGAATAACGAAAGTCACCGCAATTTAAAAGTCATTACCCGGCGCGGTGCGGAATATGGTGAAGGCACTCACCTCGTGCCCGTGGTGGCCAATGAGCTGCGCAACCTGATGCTCGAATATCCTGTATGTATTACCAAAGATCCGAACACAGGACAGTTTTCCTTGTGTGCCTTGCTGGGGTTCGAGCCCGGAGAGAACCTTTATCTACAAGGTGACAGCTGGGATGCCCAGTATATTCCCATGCATATTCGCCGACAGCCCTTCATGGTCGGATACCGCAACCCGGAGGCTGCTGTCGGCGAAGAACGGGGCGCGGTCATCACTCTGGATCTGGATAGCAAGCGTGTGACTGAAGAGGGTGCTGACGGTGAGCGCCTGTTCGACGATCAGGGCAACAATACACCGTTTATGCAGCAAGTCAGTGATCTGCTGGGCCAGTTAATGGTTGGTATGGAGTCCACTACCGCATTCCTCTCCGCTCTGGCGGATAACGACCTGATTGAGCCCGCACATATCAACGTACAGTTTGCCAGTGGTGAGCATAAACGTTATGAAGGGCTGTATACCGTGAATGAGGATAAACTGCAGAAGCTCGATGCGGACAAGCTGGTGTATATGCATCAACATGGGTATTTGCAGGCTGCCTACTGGCTGGGGGCATCCATGGGGCAGATACGAAAGCTGATTCAGAAGAAAAATCAGAAGTAA